The Astatotilapia calliptera chromosome 17, fAstCal1.2, whole genome shotgun sequence genome has a segment encoding these proteins:
- the lum gene encoding lumican — protein sequence MLPLRVPILAVLVTLSLCQYYDYDYQPNPVMGPSSPNCNQECDCPFNFPSAMYCDSRKLKFVPIVPTGIKYLYLQNNLIEEIKAGVFDNVTDTLRWLILDNNQITNAKIAKGTIDKLSGLEKLFISFNNLTEPAIPPSKSLEELRIMNNKLSKFPSGLLTDKENLTSIHLQHNDLTSEAISGAFKGLKKLLSLDVSHNKLKKLPAGVPSSLVMLYADYNVIESIGAGYLNKLPSLQYLRVSHNKLVDSGIPAGVFNVTSLLELDLSFNKLQSIPEINEQLEQLYLQANEINKFDLSSFCKHMGPLNYSRLKHLRLDGNNVTHSSMPADAVNCLRQASDIMFE from the exons ATGTTGCCTCTGCGTGTACCCATCTTGGCTGTGCTGGTCACACTGTCCCTCTGCCAGTATTATGACTATGATTACCAACCTAATCCAGTGATGGGGCCATCATCGCCCAACTGCAATCAAGAGTGCGATTGCCCATTCAATTTCCCCAGCGCCATGTATTGTGACAGCCGCAAGCTCAAATTTGTTCCCATAGTTCCAACAGGGATCAAGTACCTGTACCTCCAGAACAATCTGATTGAGGAGATCAAGGCAGGAGTGTTTGATAATGTTACTGACACACTGCGCTGGCTGATACTTGACAATAACCAGATCACTAATGCTAAAATAGCAAAGGGCACAATTGACAAACTCTCAGGCCTGGAGAAGTTGTTCATCAGCTTCAACAACCTTACAGAGCCAGCCATTCCTCCCTCAAAGTCCCTTGAGGAGCTGAGAATTATGAACAACAAGCTGTCCAAATTTCCTTCTGGACTCTTGACTGACAAGGAGAATTTGACCTCCATTCACCTTCAGCACAATGACCTAACCTCTGAAGCCATTTCAGGGGCTTTCAAAGGGCTAAAGAAGCTGCTGTCACTGGATGTAAGCCACAACAAGCTGAAGAAGCTCCCAGCTGGTGTTCCCAGTTCACTGGTAATGCTCTATGCTGACTACAATGTCATTGAAAGTATTGGAGCAGGATACCTGAACAAGCTGCCCTCACTTCAGTACTTGAGAGTCTCACACAACAAGCTGGTGGACTCAGGGATCCCTGCTGGAGTGttcaatgtgacatcactgctgGAGCTTGACCTCTCTTTCAACAAACTGCAGTCTATCCCTGAGATCAACGAGCAGTTGGAGCAACTCTACCTTCAGGCAAATGAAATCAACA AGTTTGACCTGTCAAGTTTCTGCAAGCACATGGGACCTCTGAACTATTCACGTCTGAAGCATCTGCGTCTCGATGGAAACAACGTCACTCACAGCAGCATGCCAGCTGACGCTGTCAACTGCCTGCGCCAAGCCTCAGATATCATGTTCGAATAA
- the dcn gene encoding decorin yields MRSACLSLLLVTACWALPFRQSGFLDFMMDEGSGDPVTQSPLPPVIGGPKCPFRCQCHLRVIQCSDLGLKAVPEDIPDDTTLLDLQNNKITEIKENDFKNLKGLHALILVNNKLTIIHPKAFSPLTKLQRLYLSKNLLKEMPANMPKSLQELRIHENEITKIKKASFQGMSHVIVMELGSNPLKTAGIEAGAFADLKRVSYIRIADTNITEVPKGLPSSLSELHLDGNKITKLTADRLKGLNNLAKLGLSYNQISSVENGTLANAPHLRELHLDNNALTSVPPGLPDHKYIQVVYLHANKIAAVGTEDFCPPGFNTKKAMYSGISLFSNPVPYWEVQPVTFRCVFDRSAIQLGNYRKK; encoded by the exons ATGAGGTCTGcctgtctctctctgctcctggTCACCGCCTGCTGGGCTCTGCCCTTTCGCCAGTCTGGCTTCTTAGACTTCATGATGGATGAGGGGTCAGGGGACCCTGTTACTCAGTCCCCATTGCCCCCCGTGATTGGAGGCCCTAAATGCCCCTTCAGATGCCAGTGCCACTTGCGTGTGATCCAGTGCTCTGACCTTG GCCTGAAGGCTGTCCCTGAGGATATTCCAGATGACACCACCCTGCTGGACCTGCAGAACAACAAGATCACTGAGATCAAGGAAAATGACTTCAAGAACCTTAAAGGACTACAC GCTCTGATCCTCGTGAACAACAAACTCACTATCATCCACCCCAAGGCCTTCAGCCCTCTGACCAAGCTGCAGCGCCTGTACCTGTCAAAGAACTTGCTAAAGGAAATGCCGGCTAACATGCCAAAGAGCCTGCAGGAGCTTCGCATCCATGAGAATGAGATCACCAAGATTAAAAAGGCCTCTTTCCAGGGCATGTCCCATGTCATCGTCATGG aGCTTGGATCCAATCCTCTGAAAACTGCAGGAATTGAGGCCGGTGCTTTTGCTGACCTGAAAAGGGTGTCTTACATTCGCATTGCAGACACTAACATCACAGAGGTCCCCAAAG GTCTGCCCAGCTCTCTCTCTGAGCTTCACCTGGACGGAAACAAAATCACCAAGCTGACAGCTGACAGGCTCAAAGGCCTAAATAACCTGGCAAA GCTGGGTCTGAGCTACAATCAGATCAGCTCTGTGGAAAACGGCACATTGGCTAACGCACCCCACCTGCGAGAGCTGCACCTTGACAACAATGCTCTGACCAGCGTGCCTCCTGGCCTGCCCGACCATAAGTACATCCAG GTGGTCTACCTTCATGCCAACAAGATTGCTGCTGTGGGAACAGAGGACTTCTGTCCTCCCGGCTTCAACACCAAGAAGGCCATGTACTCTGGCATCAGCCTGTTCAGCAACCCCGTGCCTTACTGGGAAGTTCAGCCAGTCACCTTCCGCTGTGTCTTTGACCGCTCCGCTATCCAGCTCGGCAACTACAGGAAGAAGTAG